Proteins found in one Stigmatopora nigra isolate UIUO_SnigA chromosome 15, RoL_Snig_1.1, whole genome shotgun sequence genomic segment:
- the LOC144208276 gene encoding chaperone Ric-8A isoform X2 yields MERIIESIVQGDQDSVRCYLRDYNAQYAECFFFNSEEHERKKQQELEEFRKNKTRECVPDSDMDSDDDEADLPLRQHLTTALLSFISSQLQLSVLRECLQTLRILSRDRRGLGPMVTDGALVTLAGLGGLHLQACPRQQESAADASESKHSQIYSDASRVDGDIYQYTREEEDEELEEDEDACRKEALKALCNVIYNSRKAQERVSNLRFLQAVWDSVKQGINSRNPNSVQFYRLRLLFLLTALRPELRLQLQQEEGLSVLTKALEQCLAVNWGNGYEVLSDATAPPVSKETSNEAVEILKTLFNIAHKFNSKEPNEADAAMYRRLAAVLRHCLLLTFVDEDSKEEIQGHTVNMLSALPLTCLDVLLSVHVDKASHEWEGVNMDCVHTLLLFMERRLNRGEKLKEKLILVVNLLTESSRVHRETRHYLRQQILPPLRDVAIRPEQDPTLRGQLVRLMTHVDTDVKHCTAELLFVLCKENVSRFVKYTGYGNAAGLLAARGLLNGRRNSADVRHASQYSSDSDSDTEEYREAKARINLVTGRVEEEQPDPMEGMTVEEKEEEACQLIGMINRLSRNHFIQPYAVTMEGRLTPLHRKMKVCTLEEEAEDEGQDIDMMPEAREEDKDIE; encoded by the exons ATGGAGAGGATCATCGAGAGCATCGTTCAAGGAGACCAGGACAGCGTCCGGTGCTACCTGCGGGATTATAACGCTCAG TATGCTGAGTGCTTCTTTTTTAACAGTGAGGAACATGAAAGAAAAAAG CAACAAGAGCTGGAAGAA TTCAGGAAGAACAAAACCAGGGAATGTGTTCCCGATTCTGACATGGATTCTGACGATGACGAGGCAGATCTTCCTCTACGACAG CATCTTACCACCGCCCTTCTGAGTTTCATCAGCAGTCAGCTACAACTGTCCGTGTTAAGAGAATGCCTCCAAACGCTGCGCATCCTGTCCCGCGATAGACGGGGCTTGGGACCCATGGTCACCGATGGCGCCCTGGTCACATTGGCAGGTCTTGGAGGTCTCCATTTACAGGCCTGTCCACGGCAGCAGGAAAGTGCTGCAGATGCCTCAGAAAGCAAACACAGTCAAATTTATTCTGACGCTAGTCGGGTTGATGGTGATATTTACCAATACACAagagaagaggaggatgaagaactggaagaagatgaagatgcGTGCAGGAAGGAGGCTTTGAAGGCCTTGTGCAATGTTATCTACAACAGCCGAAAGGCACAGGAAAGAGTCAGCAACCTCAG GTTTCTGCAAGCTGTTTGGGATAGTGTGAAGCAAGGCATCAACAGCAGGAACCCAAACAGTGTCCAGTTTTATAGGCTCAGATTACTTTTCTTGCTGACAGCTTTGAGGCCAGAACTCAGGCTTCAGCTACAACAG GAGGAAGGATTGTCCGTGTTAACCAAAGCTCTGGAGCAATGTTTGGCAGTGAACTGGGGTAATGGATATGAAGTGCTTAGTGATGCCACAGCGCCTCCTGTTTCTAAGGAGACTTCCAATGAAGCTGTTGAGATCCTCAAAACGCTCTTCAACATCGCACACAAGTTCAACAGCAAGGAGCCTAATGAG GCGGATGCGGCGATGTATCGTCGATTGGCAGCTGTGTTACGACACTGCCTCTTACTAACATTTGTTGATGAAGACTCCAAAGAAGAAATTCAGGG GCATACAGTAAACATGCTATCGGCACTGCCATTGACATGTTTGGACGTCCTGCTGTCTGTTCATGTTGACAAAGCTTCCCACGAATGGGAAGGTGTCAACATGGACTGTGTCCACACTTTGCTGCTGTTTATGGAAAGACGGCTGAATAGG ggTGAGAAGCTGAAGGAGAAACTCATTCTTGTAGTTAATCTACTGACTGAGAGCTCTCGGGTGCACCGGGAGACGCGTCACTATCTGAGACAACAG ATATTACCTCCCCTGAGGGATGTCGCCATCCGTCCGGAGCAGGACCCCACACTGAGAGGCCAGCTGGTCCGCCTAATGACCCATGTTGACACAGATGTGAAGCACTGCACTGCCGAGCTGCTCTTTGTGCTCTGCAAGGAGAACG TCAGCCGCTTTGTCAAGTACACGGGTTACGGAAATGCCGCCGGTCTGCTGGCGGCTCGAGGGCTGCTGAACGGGAGAAGAAATTCCGCCGATGTCCGGCACGCCAGCCAATACTCCAGCGACTCAGACTCGGACACGGAAGAGTACCGCGAGGCCAAAGCCAGGATTAACCTGGTGACAGGTCGGGTGGAGGAAGAGCAGCCCGACCCGATGGAGGGGATGACGgttgaggagaaggaggaggaggcctgTCAACTCATCGGCATGATAAACCGACTATCGCG AAATCACTTCATTCAGCCGTATGCCGTGACCATGGAAGGGAGACTTACTCCActacacagaaaaatgaaagtgtGCACTTTGGAAGAGGAAGCTGAGGATGAAGGTCAAGATATTGACATGATGCCAGAAGCCAGGGAAGAAGACAAGGATATTgagtaa
- the LOC144208276 gene encoding chaperone Ric-8A isoform X1: MERIIESIVQGDQDSVRCYLRDYNAQYAECFFFNSEEHERKKQQELEEFRKNKTRECVPDSDMDSDDDEADLPLRQHLTTALLSFISSQLQLSVLRECLQTLRILSRDRRGLGPMVTDGALVTLAGLGGLHLQACPRQQESAADASESKHSQIYSDASRVDGDIYQYTREEEDEELEEDEDACRKEALKALCNVIYNSRKAQERVSNLRFLQAVWDSVKQGINSRNPNSVQFYRLRLLFLLTALRPELRLQLQQEEGLSVLTKALEQCLAVNWGNGYEVLSDATAPPVSKETSNEAVEILKTLFNIAHKFNSKEPNEADAAMYRRLAAVLRHCLLLTFVDEDSKEEIQGHTVNMLSALPLTCLDVLLSVHVDKASHEWEGVNMDCVHTLLLFMERRLNRGEKLKEKLILVVNLLTESSRVHRETRHYLRQQILPPLRDVAIRPEQDPTLRGQLVRLMTHVDTDVKHCTAELLFVLCKENVSRFVKYTGYGNAAGLLAARGLLNGRRNSADVRHASQYSSDSDSDTEEYREAKARINLVTGRVEEEQPDPMEGMTVEEKEEEACQLIGMINRLSRNHFIQPYAVTMEGRLTPLHRKMKVCTLEEEAEDEGQDIDMMPEAREEDKDIEEKNQRRKRRS, translated from the exons ATGGAGAGGATCATCGAGAGCATCGTTCAAGGAGACCAGGACAGCGTCCGGTGCTACCTGCGGGATTATAACGCTCAG TATGCTGAGTGCTTCTTTTTTAACAGTGAGGAACATGAAAGAAAAAAG CAACAAGAGCTGGAAGAA TTCAGGAAGAACAAAACCAGGGAATGTGTTCCCGATTCTGACATGGATTCTGACGATGACGAGGCAGATCTTCCTCTACGACAG CATCTTACCACCGCCCTTCTGAGTTTCATCAGCAGTCAGCTACAACTGTCCGTGTTAAGAGAATGCCTCCAAACGCTGCGCATCCTGTCCCGCGATAGACGGGGCTTGGGACCCATGGTCACCGATGGCGCCCTGGTCACATTGGCAGGTCTTGGAGGTCTCCATTTACAGGCCTGTCCACGGCAGCAGGAAAGTGCTGCAGATGCCTCAGAAAGCAAACACAGTCAAATTTATTCTGACGCTAGTCGGGTTGATGGTGATATTTACCAATACACAagagaagaggaggatgaagaactggaagaagatgaagatgcGTGCAGGAAGGAGGCTTTGAAGGCCTTGTGCAATGTTATCTACAACAGCCGAAAGGCACAGGAAAGAGTCAGCAACCTCAG GTTTCTGCAAGCTGTTTGGGATAGTGTGAAGCAAGGCATCAACAGCAGGAACCCAAACAGTGTCCAGTTTTATAGGCTCAGATTACTTTTCTTGCTGACAGCTTTGAGGCCAGAACTCAGGCTTCAGCTACAACAG GAGGAAGGATTGTCCGTGTTAACCAAAGCTCTGGAGCAATGTTTGGCAGTGAACTGGGGTAATGGATATGAAGTGCTTAGTGATGCCACAGCGCCTCCTGTTTCTAAGGAGACTTCCAATGAAGCTGTTGAGATCCTCAAAACGCTCTTCAACATCGCACACAAGTTCAACAGCAAGGAGCCTAATGAG GCGGATGCGGCGATGTATCGTCGATTGGCAGCTGTGTTACGACACTGCCTCTTACTAACATTTGTTGATGAAGACTCCAAAGAAGAAATTCAGGG GCATACAGTAAACATGCTATCGGCACTGCCATTGACATGTTTGGACGTCCTGCTGTCTGTTCATGTTGACAAAGCTTCCCACGAATGGGAAGGTGTCAACATGGACTGTGTCCACACTTTGCTGCTGTTTATGGAAAGACGGCTGAATAGG ggTGAGAAGCTGAAGGAGAAACTCATTCTTGTAGTTAATCTACTGACTGAGAGCTCTCGGGTGCACCGGGAGACGCGTCACTATCTGAGACAACAG ATATTACCTCCCCTGAGGGATGTCGCCATCCGTCCGGAGCAGGACCCCACACTGAGAGGCCAGCTGGTCCGCCTAATGACCCATGTTGACACAGATGTGAAGCACTGCACTGCCGAGCTGCTCTTTGTGCTCTGCAAGGAGAACG TCAGCCGCTTTGTCAAGTACACGGGTTACGGAAATGCCGCCGGTCTGCTGGCGGCTCGAGGGCTGCTGAACGGGAGAAGAAATTCCGCCGATGTCCGGCACGCCAGCCAATACTCCAGCGACTCAGACTCGGACACGGAAGAGTACCGCGAGGCCAAAGCCAGGATTAACCTGGTGACAGGTCGGGTGGAGGAAGAGCAGCCCGACCCGATGGAGGGGATGACGgttgaggagaaggaggaggaggcctgTCAACTCATCGGCATGATAAACCGACTATCGCG AAATCACTTCATTCAGCCGTATGCCGTGACCATGGAAGGGAGACTTACTCCActacacagaaaaatgaaagtgtGCACTTTGGAAGAGGAAGCTGAGGATGAAGGTCAAGATATTGACATGATGCCAGAAGCCAGGGAAGAAGACAAGGATATTga